A single window of Nicotiana tomentosiformis chromosome 1, ASM39032v3, whole genome shotgun sequence DNA harbors:
- the LOC138910092 gene encoding uncharacterized protein: protein MGSLVHIEAGRQGLTKEIHQLASRRIILLDSDDGGVTVQNTSESYLVAEVKARQYEDPTLVRLRESIQQCKISAFEIGGDEALRYHGPLYVPNVARLREKIMIEIHQSQYFVHPGSTTM from the coding sequence atgggaagcttagtacatattgaggcaggtagacaggGGTTGACTAaagagattcatcagctagccagTAGGAGAATCAtattgttagactctgatgacggaggtgttactgtacagaatacgtCCGAATCATATTTGGTAgctgaggtaaaagcacggcaatatgaagatcctaccttagtacgaTTGAGAGAGAGCATTCAGCAGTGTAAAATTTCTGCTTTCGAGATTGGAGGAGATGAGGCACTAAGATACCATGGCCCATTATATGTGCCTAATGTGGCaaggttgcgagagaagattatgattgagattcatcagtcccaaTATTTCGTCCATCCCGGCTCGACAACGATGTAA